In one window of Armatimonadota bacterium DNA:
- a CDS encoding tetratricopeptide repeat protein — translation MTRWSAALVIAVLAAASAAGDPAREEYDAARGKYAALVREVARAGWQDLAAEFLAVARDHPASDVADDALLDAAYIYHYYVRGAVTPVRELERPPAGPPLRNGGFEDSYGDSYGEGANDARAAALLSDLVERYPEGDRADEALYWLGKVYEQHLRQPENAEAALERLRDRFPRSPWAALAEEEARHGVSPRPSPLHWSFNIAGGAQVQAHVTADQAHSETASLLVVNRSPLAPNVYGRVWQAAKVEPGTEYRLSCWVKGENVGTAGHWTDWKSYQLDVPAGTYDWQRIETKFTTPAKAESIVIGLNVVNVTDALWVDDVALEEVSQ, via the coding sequence ATGACCCGCTGGAGTGCCGCGCTCGTGATCGCCGTGCTTGCCGCCGCATCCGCGGCGGGCGATCCCGCGCGCGAGGAGTACGACGCGGCGCGAGGCAAGTACGCGGCGCTGGTGCGGGAAGTCGCGCGCGCGGGCTGGCAAGATCTGGCGGCGGAGTTCCTGGCAGTCGCCCGCGACCACCCCGCGAGCGACGTCGCCGACGACGCCCTGCTCGACGCCGCATACATCTATCACTACTACGTGCGAGGCGCGGTCACGCCGGTTCGCGAGCTGGAGCGCCCACCTGCCGGTCCCCCGCTGCGCAACGGCGGATTCGAGGACAGTTACGGCGACAGCTACGGCGAAGGCGCGAACGACGCCCGTGCGGCGGCGCTGCTCAGCGACCTCGTCGAGCGTTACCCCGAAGGCGACCGCGCTGACGAAGCTCTGTACTGGCTGGGCAAGGTATACGAACAGCATCTGCGCCAACCGGAGAACGCGGAGGCAGCATTGGAGCGGCTGCGCGATCGCTTCCCGCGCAGCCCCTGGGCCGCGCTCGCCGAGGAAGAGGCACGGCATGGCGTGTCCCCGCGACCGAGCCCGCTTCACTGGTCATTCAACATCGCGGGCGGAGCGCAGGTACAGGCGCACGTCACCGCGGATCAGGCGCATTCCGAAACAGCCAGCCTGCTCGTCGTCAACCGCAGCCCCCTGGCGCCGAACGTGTACGGCCGCGTGTGGCAAGCGGCGAAAGTCGAGCCGGGGACGGAGTATCGCCTGAGCTGCTGGGTCAAAGGCGAGAACGTCGGCACCGCGGGTCACTGGACTGATTGGAAGAGCTATCAACTCGACGTTCCTGCGGGAACCTATGACTGGCAGCGCATCGAGACCAAGTTCACTACGCCCGCGAAGGCGGAGTCCATCGTCATCGGGCTGAATGTCGTCAACGTGACAGACGCGCTGTGGGTGGACGACGTGGCGCTCGAGGAGGTAAGCCAGTGA
- a CDS encoding DegT/DnrJ/EryC1/StrS family aminotransferase — translation MADKLAVHGGEAVVAQGAVRPWPHITEEDRAAVLEVMRDGDIGVQREAQFKAFAEEWAQYMGVRFAIPCNSGTAALHMGVAGVGIEPGDEVICPAFTYWASAAAVLHHNGIPVFVDVEPRAWTMDPAQIEARITERTRAIMPVHIHGMPADMDPIVSIARKHNLFVIEDVAQAHGARYKGHLCGAIGDCAGYSLQASKLLTTGSHGGVFTTDDEMIHKRAALLEYLGELVIPGREGREQEYNAYGMGWMYRGDTFGQAFARSQLRRLDENNARRIENCSLLTELLRGVPGVDTPYVPDGRTCVYYTYVLNISPESLGLDVEPPVFRQKVERALQAEGVPVGRWQRMAVPAQEIFQQRVGYGKGCPWHCPHAGPVEYNVADYPVTNAFVATNLYVNGIWPPNGPDLMRAFADAIIRVMSQPDAVLAVDVQPE, via the coding sequence TTGGCTGACAAACTTGCGGTTCACGGCGGCGAGGCGGTAGTCGCGCAGGGCGCGGTGCGCCCGTGGCCCCACATCACCGAGGAGGATCGCGCGGCGGTCCTCGAGGTTATGCGCGACGGCGACATCGGAGTGCAACGCGAGGCGCAGTTCAAGGCCTTTGCCGAGGAATGGGCGCAGTACATGGGCGTGCGGTTCGCCATTCCGTGCAACAGCGGCACGGCCGCGCTGCATATGGGCGTGGCGGGCGTGGGCATCGAGCCCGGCGACGAAGTGATCTGCCCCGCGTTCACGTACTGGGCGTCGGCGGCGGCGGTGCTCCATCACAACGGAATCCCGGTGTTCGTGGACGTCGAGCCGCGCGCGTGGACGATGGATCCCGCGCAGATCGAGGCGCGCATCACGGAACGGACGCGCGCGATCATGCCGGTGCACATCCACGGCATGCCGGCGGACATGGACCCCATCGTGTCCATAGCGCGCAAGCACAATCTCTTCGTCATCGAGGACGTCGCCCAGGCGCACGGCGCCCGCTACAAGGGGCATCTGTGCGGCGCCATCGGCGACTGCGCGGGGTACAGTCTCCAGGCCAGCAAGCTGCTCACCACCGGCAGCCACGGCGGAGTCTTCACCACCGACGACGAGATGATCCACAAGCGGGCGGCGCTGCTCGAATACCTCGGCGAGCTGGTCATCCCCGGCCGCGAGGGCCGCGAGCAAGAATACAACGCGTACGGCATGGGCTGGATGTACCGCGGGGATACGTTCGGCCAGGCCTTCGCCCGCAGCCAACTGCGCCGCCTGGATGAGAACAACGCCCGCCGCATCGAGAACTGCAGCCTGCTCACCGAGCTTCTGCGCGGCGTGCCCGGAGTTGACACGCCGTACGTCCCCGACGGCCGCACCTGCGTCTACTACACGTACGTCCTGAACATCTCCCCCGAGTCGTTGGGGCTCGATGTCGAGCCGCCCGTGTTTCGCCAGAAGGTCGAGCGGGCGCTGCAGGCCGAAGGCGTGCCCGTCGGCCGCTGGCAGCGCATGGCGGTGCCAGCGCAAGAGATCTTCCAGCAGCGCGTCGGCTACGGCAAAGGCTGCCCCTGGCACTGCCCCCACGCCGGACCCGTCGAGTACAACGTCGCCGACTACCCGGTAACCAACGCCTTCGTCGCGACCAACCTGTATGTCAACGGGATTTGGCCGCCCAACGGCCCCGATCTGATGCGCGCGTTTGCGGACGCGATCATTAGGGTGATGTCGCAGCCCGACGCGGTGCTCGCGGTTGACGTCCAGCCGGAATGA
- a CDS encoding beta-galactosidase has product MKRITCAAAVVMLVASLTAAAAEPEYACPQLRQAPTIDGNSDEWPDLQSIALDRADQFHAIVPGAWSGPQDLNARLSLAWDRQGLYVAATVADDRFAQPEKTWRTWLGDSLQIAFDPLMQPGGMGYREDDQEFTIALVDGEPQVWLQHPRRGESEGVARGAEAAIEVRPVDRGCICTYEVFLPWSALAPLAPVIQDACRFSVLVNDNDGEGREGWLEWTPGIGLAPKNPQAFGRLAFATAPEAFEAYVRVPEPVYNAGDEVGIEVGLASPEGRAAKVTVILRGDDGRTLWSESRTSQLKRGANRVDFAWATSPDLAKGRYSVAVAASNSLPAATAEASFTMLSSAAILRKVEELAALHEDLSDLIRRGAEKGQRLAYPRATNEVVRRFIGYLRADIEEGRLEVSEWNADYLLDSCRRAIDEARQCLDDPSRELTVPEYDMTKLEVRDGSFYSGDHPVFLFGSLCWSAIANDIPNLGEMGFNFVEQEMGPNSVVMGPDELSWDRIREFEAILDRAAEHNVAIDFLLSTHYFPGWVYDAFPGTSLERQGGEGGFIHQCLEHPVSRKVAEEWLRAFIPRIKDRPALHSYILANEPLYVCYCDHCAVWFRDWVRSRYDSLDALNEAWGTALSSWGEITPPRKADAASRAVWYDWCRFNQRRFSDYFVWMKKIIREMDAEHPIHIKVMNWTIFDEGGFRLGIDREDLQLRAEEGISGCDMAMTPSTGDLGLSFGPGAMGYDFMRSVCPDRPVVDSEWHIIYNDPRRYPAPAGRASLWMSCLHGMNGANVWVWGRGQEAFDDGAILYHAGLLEALARTTLDLRRLMPEVTKLQRARAPIALYMTQASRSGTRQEQELYAAYTGALFLGRPVNLITDRQLAHGVAAQYDVIVVAGSKYAPDESHRALEQYVRGGGTLVITEGALAFDEMGRERTDAPLVGGRTGGVRLGAGRVVRVPTDMTGREWFDKLGKVVARVIEPQGLTVHGVGGGPAWGVETRTVGDGGCYLVYALNLNPQPTSIRLRARGGRIAAVTDLVAMQPARATVHLEPYEVALVSVETSDR; this is encoded by the coding sequence ATGAAACGGATCACATGCGCCGCGGCCGTCGTGATGCTTGTCGCATCGCTGACGGCTGCCGCGGCCGAGCCTGAATACGCGTGTCCCCAGCTGCGGCAGGCGCCGACGATTGACGGCAACTCTGATGAATGGCCCGACTTGCAGTCCATCGCTCTTGACCGCGCCGACCAGTTTCATGCCATCGTCCCCGGCGCGTGGTCGGGTCCGCAGGACTTGAACGCGCGGTTGTCACTCGCGTGGGACCGGCAGGGGCTCTATGTGGCCGCGACGGTCGCGGATGACCGGTTCGCGCAGCCCGAGAAGACGTGGCGCACCTGGCTCGGCGACAGCCTTCAGATCGCCTTCGACCCGCTGATGCAGCCGGGTGGTATGGGATACCGCGAGGATGACCAGGAGTTCACCATCGCCCTGGTTGACGGCGAGCCGCAGGTGTGGCTCCAGCATCCGCGGCGCGGCGAGAGCGAGGGCGTTGCGCGGGGCGCGGAAGCCGCGATAGAAGTGCGCCCCGTCGACCGGGGGTGCATCTGCACCTACGAAGTGTTCCTGCCGTGGTCGGCGCTGGCGCCGCTGGCGCCGGTGATCCAGGATGCGTGCCGCTTCTCAGTCCTGGTCAATGACAACGACGGCGAGGGACGGGAGGGCTGGCTGGAGTGGACGCCGGGAATCGGATTGGCGCCGAAGAATCCTCAGGCCTTCGGCAGGCTTGCCTTCGCGACCGCGCCGGAAGCATTCGAGGCGTACGTCCGCGTGCCCGAGCCGGTATACAATGCCGGCGATGAGGTCGGCATCGAGGTCGGCCTCGCGAGTCCCGAGGGTCGAGCCGCCAAAGTGACCGTGATCCTGCGCGGGGATGACGGCCGCACGCTGTGGAGCGAGTCGCGGACGTCGCAGCTCAAGCGCGGGGCCAACCGAGTGGATTTCGCGTGGGCGACTTCGCCGGACCTGGCCAAGGGGCGTTATTCCGTGGCGGTCGCGGCGTCGAACAGTCTGCCGGCGGCGACCGCGGAGGCGAGTTTCACCATGCTCAGCTCAGCGGCGATTCTGCGCAAGGTCGAGGAACTTGCGGCATTGCACGAGGACCTCTCGGATCTCATACGCCGGGGCGCGGAGAAAGGCCAGCGCTTGGCGTACCCGCGCGCGACGAATGAGGTCGTGCGACGGTTCATCGGCTACCTCAGGGCCGATATTGAGGAAGGCCGGCTAGAAGTGAGCGAGTGGAACGCTGACTATCTCCTCGATTCGTGCCGGCGCGCGATTGACGAAGCGCGCCAGTGCCTCGACGATCCGAGCCGCGAGCTGACCGTGCCCGAATACGATATGACGAAGCTCGAAGTGCGCGACGGCTCGTTCTACAGCGGCGACCATCCGGTGTTCCTGTTCGGCTCGCTGTGTTGGAGCGCGATTGCGAACGACATCCCGAACCTGGGGGAGATGGGCTTCAACTTTGTCGAGCAGGAGATGGGGCCGAACTCGGTGGTGATGGGGCCGGATGAGTTGTCGTGGGATCGGATTCGCGAGTTCGAAGCAATCCTCGATCGCGCCGCGGAACACAACGTCGCGATAGACTTTCTCCTCTCGACGCACTACTTCCCGGGGTGGGTGTACGACGCATTCCCCGGCACGAGCCTCGAGCGGCAGGGCGGCGAGGGCGGCTTCATCCACCAGTGCCTGGAGCATCCGGTGTCGCGCAAGGTCGCGGAGGAGTGGCTGCGCGCATTCATCCCGCGCATCAAGGACCGGCCTGCGCTGCACAGCTACATCCTCGCCAACGAGCCGCTATATGTCTGCTACTGCGATCACTGCGCGGTGTGGTTCCGCGACTGGGTGCGGTCGCGCTACGACTCGCTCGACGCGCTCAACGAGGCGTGGGGCACGGCGCTCTCGTCGTGGGGTGAGATCACGCCGCCGCGCAAGGCTGATGCGGCGAGCCGCGCGGTGTGGTACGACTGGTGCCGCTTCAACCAGCGGCGTTTCAGCGACTACTTCGTGTGGATGAAGAAGATCATCCGCGAGATGGACGCGGAGCATCCGATACATATCAAGGTGATGAACTGGACGATCTTCGACGAGGGCGGGTTCCGGCTCGGCATTGACCGCGAGGATTTGCAGCTGCGCGCCGAGGAGGGCATCAGCGGCTGCGACATGGCGATGACGCCGAGCACGGGCGACCTGGGTCTCAGCTTCGGCCCGGGGGCGATGGGCTATGACTTCATGCGGTCGGTGTGCCCCGACCGGCCGGTGGTGGATTCGGAATGGCACATCATCTACAACGACCCCCGGCGCTATCCGGCGCCGGCGGGGCGGGCGTCGCTGTGGATGAGCTGCCTGCACGGGATGAACGGGGCCAACGTGTGGGTGTGGGGGCGCGGGCAGGAGGCGTTTGACGACGGCGCGATTCTGTATCATGCCGGACTGCTGGAGGCGCTCGCGAGAACGACGCTCGACCTGCGGCGGCTGATGCCGGAGGTGACGAAGCTCCAGCGGGCGCGCGCGCCGATCGCACTCTACATGACGCAGGCCTCGCGCTCGGGCACGCGCCAGGAGCAAGAGCTGTACGCCGCGTACACGGGCGCGCTGTTCCTCGGACGTCCGGTCAACCTGATTACCGACCGGCAACTGGCGCACGGCGTCGCCGCGCAATACGACGTAATCGTCGTTGCGGGATCGAAGTACGCCCCCGACGAGAGCCACCGCGCGCTGGAGCAGTACGTGCGCGGCGGCGGGACGTTGGTCATCACGGAGGGGGCGCTTGCCTTCGATGAGATGGGGCGCGAGCGGACCGACGCGCCACTGGTCGGCGGGCGAACGGGAGGCGTGCGACTGGGCGCGGGGCGAGTGGTACGCGTACCGACGGACATGACGGGGCGCGAGTGGTTCGACAAGCTCGGCAAGGTGGTCGCGAGGGTCATCGAGCCGCAGGGCTTGACCGTGCACGGCGTGGGCGGCGGGCCGGCATGGGGCGTCGAGACCCGGACGGTTGGCGACGGCGGCTGCTATCTCGTCTATGCGCTCAACCTCAACCCGCAGCCGACTTCGATCCGGCTGCGCGCGCGCGGCGGGCGGATCGCCGCGGTGACCGACCTTGTTGCGATGCAGCCGGCGCGCGCGACGGTGCACCTGGAACCCTATGAGGTGGCGCTGGTCTCAGTCGAGACGAGCGACCGGTGA
- a CDS encoding endonuclease/exonuclease/phosphatase family protein: protein MLPCLAFSASQRSVARVRVMTLNIWNYNDPWQARRDLIAACVNDIAPDIVGFQEIRRDDNRAPDDQAHQITALLREEYHCVYRPAMTFERAPLHEEGLAILSRWPIAAWDAVELTRDPGDERDNHQRILLHGEAATPVGPLHFFNTHWSLSEQARGRNAAEVRALIARFAGTAPVVLVGDLNSLPDGSGVQTLFAPTDAGQALLTDAWAAMHPDQPGFTHRSDRPTHRIDYIACNFGGERFGRLLDVRLACAEPTDGLFPSDHVGIVADFEMRQ, encoded by the coding sequence GTGCTCCCCTGCCTCGCGTTCTCCGCCTCCCAACGGTCGGTCGCCCGCGTGCGCGTCATGACCCTCAACATCTGGAACTACAACGACCCGTGGCAGGCGCGCCGCGACCTCATCGCCGCCTGCGTCAACGACATCGCGCCGGACATCGTCGGGTTCCAGGAAATCCGAAGGGACGACAACCGTGCCCCCGACGATCAGGCGCATCAGATCACCGCGCTGCTGCGCGAGGAGTACCACTGCGTGTACCGCCCCGCGATGACGTTCGAGCGAGCGCCGCTGCATGAGGAAGGGCTCGCCATCCTCAGCCGCTGGCCGATCGCCGCCTGGGATGCCGTCGAGCTGACACGCGATCCCGGCGACGAGCGCGACAATCACCAGCGCATCCTGCTTCACGGCGAGGCGGCGACTCCCGTCGGCCCGCTGCATTTCTTCAACACCCATTGGTCGCTCAGCGAGCAGGCACGGGGGCGCAACGCGGCAGAGGTGCGCGCGTTGATCGCGCGCTTCGCGGGCACGGCGCCGGTGGTGCTCGTCGGCGACCTCAACTCGCTGCCCGACGGCTCCGGCGTGCAGACGTTGTTCGCACCGACGGATGCGGGACAAGCATTGCTCACCGACGCGTGGGCCGCGATGCACCCCGACCAGCCCGGCTTCACTCACCGCAGCGATAGGCCGACGCACCGCATAGACTACATCGCATGCAACTTCGGCGGAGAGAGATTCGGCCGCCTGCTCGACGTGCGCCTCGCGTGCGCCGAGCCGACGGACGGCCTGTTCCCCTCCGATCACGTCGGCATCGTCGCCGATTTCGAAATGAGACAGTAG